A genomic segment from Candidatus Poribacteria bacterium encodes:
- a CDS encoding DNA methyltransferase: protein MLKRNTIYCGDTFHLIKEIEDDSVDLIVCDGPYGVTDEAWDRIASIQEFNLSLIEKFTPKLKVGGALYLFGKPDCIDFIDYRQFLNLRSKIVWYQPSRLAQGRINYTNNYDIICYFIKGKKPRCYNLDAIRVKQLVELEHRLRCERVPSVTGGKFGKTKFNTKGKNPGNVWGDIKQLTYKSKELVCREALNTIQKPEQLIERIVLASSSPGDIVLDPFAGVGTCPAVCKRHGRDFIAFEINQDFVRAGEERLRELHYNQQILEFNRE, encoded by the coding sequence ATGCTAAAACGCAACACTATCTACTGTGGTGATACGTTTCACCTGATCAAAGAAATAGAAGATGACTCTGTCGACCTAATTGTGTGCGATGGACCTTATGGAGTAACAGACGAGGCGTGGGATAGGATTGCCTCAATCCAAGAATTTAATCTTTCACTCATCGAAAAATTCACGCCAAAACTCAAGGTGGGTGGGGCACTTTACCTATTCGGGAAACCCGACTGCATCGACTTTATAGACTACCGGCAATTTTTGAATCTTCGTTCAAAGATCGTGTGGTATCAACCGAGTCGACTCGCGCAAGGACGTATTAATTACACCAATAACTATGATATTATCTGCTATTTCATTAAGGGAAAGAAACCGCGCTGTTATAACTTAGATGCTATTAGAGTCAAGCAACTTGTTGAGTTAGAGCATCGGCTTCGGTGCGAACGTGTGCCATCCGTAACGGGAGGTAAATTCGGGAAAACAAAATTCAACACAAAAGGGAAAAATCCCGGCAATGTCTGGGGCGATATAAAGCAATTGACCTATAAATCTAAAGAATTAGTGTGTCGAGAGGCACTTAATACAATCCAGAAACCCGAACAGTTAATTGAGCGGATTGTCTTAGCAAGTTCATCACCTGGAGATATAGTTTTAGACCCCTTTGCAGGCGTAGGTACCTGCCCAGCGGTGTGTAAACGGCATGGACGAGATTTCATCGCGTTTGAAATTAATCAAGATTTTGTCAGAGCCGGTGAAGAAAGATTACGCGAACTTCACT